The DNA region GGTAAACTTTGATCAGTAAACGATAATCATCACACATAAATAAGATTATCTAGATATATATGATTAAGAATAAGAATTCTAGTTATTAAATCCCAGACATGACTAcctatattatatatgcgtttCATCAGCTGATGATGTTGCTTTTGGTGAAGGAAAAGGTCACAAgaactttaattttaatattctacTCATAGTTTTGGCATGTACTTTGGAGTGAAACTTATTTAGAGTTTTTGGAATTGCCAACACAAGATGCCCAACAAATCCATAAAGTTATATACATAAAGAGAAAAGTGGATATGTAACTCATCCATTAGACAAGTAGTAGAGCTTTAAACAGTAATATATTATACAATTATATATGCAATCTAATACTTAAAAGTCAAAACAATAAATAGATGATTAAAAAGGTTTTATCAACATTAAcataaaagttttatttatgaTTCCATAGCTAATAAATCAAGATATATATAACCAATTCAAATGCGTAAATGTGATGAATAAGATGAACATTACTTACGGATTTGACAAATACATTTAACCCTTATCTGATTTTCGTACATGCGACACTAATAAACTTTTGTGAATAGAAAAGTTCTTGAAAAGGATACAAATCAACTTTAGATCTATTCAAACAAATCTTTCAACCAATGGTTTGATCATATACGTTCCCATTTCCTTGTTCACCCAAACTACACCACCCCATGAATCTAATCATCTTCCAATCATTTTAAACACATTGTCAAAAAAGGGTTTGAACAGTGGTGAATAAAGACAAAAACAGAATAAGTGTATACTATTAATACCTAACCCCATCTTCAAAccaagaaataaaattattatatcataAACAAAGGGTGTGATCATATGTAACCATCGCCTTATAGAcaaattattatctattaaaataactatCATTTGGGGTCCATCTCTTGAATGATAAGGATATAAAGTATTATTagtgtttaaaatattaactagtAGAGATTAAATTGACATATGCTCGGACGTCCTCTTTCATACACAACCCCTCCTCGTCTCCACCTTCTCTCCATTTTCTActtctcttatctctctctctacttcTACTCCTCGTCTTCCTTCTGCAACTCAGATCTCTTCCAAAAAGCGAGATCGACGAAATATCCGATTCTTGGTTGATATCATTGATATACACTTATTTCCTAGTCCTAGCACaatctttataaatatataactatatactCTATAGAAGATATAAACATGAAGCGAGGTTACAATGATCAGGAAAGCAGTCAAGAAACCGGACCCGAATCACCAAACTCTCCAACCTTCAACGCAGGCATCTCTTCTCATTCACCCAAGCGAAggtacatataaattataaacatcttttattcaaattatgaaattatatcaCTGAACACTAATTAgtattaagttacaaaaaaaacacaattagtaTTAACTAAAGTATATTCGTATATTCATGTACTTGTTAATACATAACAGTAGGAGATCCATGGAGAAGAGAGTAGTGAACGTACCGATGAAAGAAATAGAAGGATCTCGGCACAAAGGCGACACAACTCCACCGTCAGATTCATGGGCCTGGCGTAAGTACGGCCAAAAGCCCATTAAGGGATCTCCTTACCCTAGAGGTTATTACCGTTGTAGTAGCACAAAAGGTTGTCCGGCAAGGAAGCAAGTCGAGAGAAGCAGAGACGATCCAACGATGATTATCATCACTTACACCTCTGAGCACAGCCATCCTTGGCCTctcgcttcttcttcttcta from Raphanus sativus cultivar WK10039 chromosome 8, ASM80110v3, whole genome shotgun sequence includes:
- the LOC130498712 gene encoding probable WRKY transcription factor 65, encoding MKRGYNDQESSQETGPESPNSPTFNAGISSHSPKRSRRSMEKRVVNVPMKEIEGSRHKGDTTPPSDSWAWRKYGQKPIKGSPYPRGYYRCSSTKGCPARKQVERSRDDPTMIIITYTSEHSHPWPLASSSSRNGPKPKPEPKPEPELEVPEEVVELEEDGNSNSKLMVMGREIETTPSCVVDEFAWFSEMETTSSTILESPIFSSEKKTAVSTTADDVAVFFPMGEEDESLFADLGELPECSLVFSHRSSVVGSQVEIF